In Gemmatimonadota bacterium, the following proteins share a genomic window:
- a CDS encoding DUF3179 domain-containing protein produces the protein MPSFSRDVSPTPIGTAMPIGTAILIAVLVASLSAPLSAQFSGRLEADPNMPVKDGFDTDRAIFWTHPNFTPLRDPEWQSLRGARRAGDLTDETTVLTFDVQGKTLVLVSSQMSYHHVAQGEMEGEPWMVTF, from the coding sequence ATGCCCTCGTTCTCTCGAGACGTCTCGCCCACGCCGATCGGTACAGCCATGCCGATCGGTACAGCCATTCTGATCGCGGTGCTGGTCGCCTCGCTCTCGGCACCGCTCTCAGCCCAATTTTCCGGCCGGCTGGAGGCCGATCCAAACATGCCGGTGAAGGACGGATTCGACACGGACCGAGCGATCTTCTGGACGCACCCCAACTTCACTCCGCTCCGCGACCCCGAGTGGCAGTCGCTGAGGGGCGCGCGGCGGGCCGGCGACCTCACGGACGAAACGACCGTGTTGACGTTCGACGTGCAGGGAAAGACGCTGGTGCTGGTGTCCAGCCAGATGTCGTACCACCACGTGGCGCAGGGAGAGATGGAGGGTGAGCCGTGGATGGTAACCTTCTGA
- a CDS encoding DUF3179 domain-containing protein yields the protein MAPRVDGEVHWFAEHGLYDGLFLMRDEESGTYWDHMTGEAVYGPKVGSALEVSNLRQTTVAQVLGQDPDALVALSDQALRRNEAMTLGGLLGRIGGRLNQMFRSTVKEEDDRLPTMDLGMGIWTGEEARYYPYERITASENAVLDDFAGRQVVVYLDPSAYALAAAYIDTDGISWEENVLRFSDGSYIEGGVFHDASGERARIERPLQMFTRWYGFSLTFPETDIYGR from the coding sequence ATGGCTCCACGCGTCGACGGCGAAGTCCACTGGTTCGCCGAGCATGGCCTGTACGACGGCCTGTTTCTCATGAGGGACGAGGAGAGCGGCACCTACTGGGATCACATGACCGGTGAAGCGGTGTACGGACCGAAGGTCGGCTCCGCGCTCGAAGTGTCCAACTTGCGACAAACAACCGTCGCACAGGTACTCGGACAGGACCCTGACGCGCTCGTGGCGCTCTCGGATCAGGCGCTTCGACGCAATGAGGCGATGACGCTCGGTGGCTTGCTCGGCCGTATCGGCGGGCGTCTGAATCAGATGTTCCGTTCGACGGTGAAAGAAGAAGACGACCGTCTGCCGACCATGGATCTCGGCATGGGGATCTGGACCGGCGAAGAGGCCCGCTACTACCCGTACGAGCGCATTACGGCGAGCGAGAACGCGGTACTCGACGACTTTGCCGGACGCCAGGTCGTGGTTTACCTGGACCCGTCAGCCTACGCGCTCGCTGCGGCGTACATCGACACGGACGGCATAAGCTGGGAAGAGAACGTACTCCGGTTCTCGGATGGCTCCTACATCGAGGGCGGCGTCTTCCACGACGCATCAGGTGAACGTGCGCGGATCGAGCGACCGCTCCAGATGTTCACCCGCTGGTACGGCTTCTCGTTGACGTTTCCGGAAACCGACATCTACGGCCGCTAG
- a CDS encoding sigma-54-dependent Fis family transcriptional regulator gives MSQRILVVDDDADALEVYKTRLTHAGFEVETAESAEKALSRVKAFDPALIVTDVRMSGMSGLDLLEKVRSAMKGVDVVVMTGHDDMETAVTAMKSGAFDFLVKPVDPKALQGLAERCFREQELAVEAADDDVAPETEAPLPRGQLIGRDARMVEIYKTIGVLARNRATVLILGETGTGKEVIARAIHEHSVHAEQPFIAVNCTALTETLLETELFGHVKGAFTGAVGTRKGYFELAGEGTIFLDEIGDTSSEFQTKLLRVLQERRFYPVGGEQPRTTEARVIAATHRPLEELIEQGRFRKDLYFRLKVIEIAVPPLRERPGDIALVANALLSRIREETHRDVRRISDEAIERLQSYDWPGNVRELENALMRAAIVARGTVIGSDHLALGQEVRHADGDLSLDRAIQRHVKRVVDLVDGDETSAAKRLGISKKALKEHLEG, from the coding sequence ATGAGTCAACGAATACTGGTCGTCGACGACGACGCCGATGCGCTCGAGGTCTACAAGACCCGACTGACGCATGCCGGATTCGAGGTCGAAACAGCCGAGAGCGCTGAAAAGGCCCTGTCGCGGGTGAAAGCCTTCGACCCGGCGCTGATCGTGACGGACGTGCGCATGTCCGGCATGAGTGGCCTCGACCTTCTCGAGAAGGTGCGGAGTGCGATGAAGGGCGTCGACGTCGTCGTGATGACCGGCCACGACGACATGGAGACGGCGGTCACGGCGATGAAGTCCGGTGCATTCGACTTCCTGGTCAAGCCGGTCGACCCGAAAGCTCTGCAAGGGCTCGCCGAGCGTTGCTTCCGGGAGCAGGAACTCGCGGTCGAAGCCGCGGACGACGACGTCGCTCCCGAGACCGAAGCCCCCCTGCCACGCGGCCAGCTCATCGGGCGGGACGCGCGCATGGTCGAGATCTACAAGACGATCGGGGTGCTGGCCCGAAACCGGGCCACCGTGCTCATCCTCGGTGAGACCGGCACCGGGAAGGAAGTGATCGCTCGGGCGATCCACGAGCACTCGGTGCACGCCGAGCAGCCGTTCATCGCCGTGAACTGCACCGCGTTGACCGAGACGCTGCTCGAGACCGAGCTGTTCGGTCACGTAAAGGGTGCGTTTACCGGAGCGGTGGGAACCAGAAAGGGATACTTCGAGCTCGCGGGCGAGGGCACGATCTTCCTCGACGAGATCGGGGACACCAGCTCCGAGTTCCAGACGAAGCTGCTGCGCGTGTTGCAGGAGCGACGCTTCTACCCGGTGGGTGGGGAGCAGCCGCGCACGACCGAGGCGCGGGTGATCGCGGCGACGCACAGGCCGCTCGAAGAGCTGATCGAGCAAGGGCGCTTTCGCAAGGACCTCTATTTCCGACTCAAGGTCATCGAAATCGCGGTGCCTCCGCTCCGGGAGCGTCCCGGAGATATAGCGCTCGTGGCGAATGCGTTGCTCAGCCGCATCCGTGAGGAGACGCATCGGGACGTCCGGCGTATTTCCGACGAGGCGATCGAGCGGCTTCAGTCGTACGATTGGCCCGGCAACGTTCGGGAGCTCGAGAACGCTCTCATGAGAGCAGCAATCGTCGCGCGGGGGACGGTCATCGGGTCGGACCATCTCGCGCTGGGGCAGGAGGTGCGACATGCGGACGGAGACCTGTCTCTGGACCGTGCGATCCAGCGTCACGTGAAGCGTGTGGTGGACCTGGTCGACGGTGACGAGACGTCAGCCGCGAAACGACTCGGGATCAGCAAGAAGGCACTCAAGGAGCACCTAGAAGGGTGA
- a CDS encoding tetratricopeptide repeat protein, which produces MAIEGALQDVSLADICQLLGMGMKTGCLSVTDRSNFGYIYFKKGRVIHASLLNRPDRLGELLVRNHIITRKDLSAAMEQQALEKGRRLGEILVDQGSMSEEKLHTYIQMQIEEAVYHLFTWNQGSFYFDTDQAPDEEGMFLVDVPPEALLMEGARRVDEWSQVEKKIPSFDVVFQLDKHPDEAEEDVELTRDQKKILPFVDGVRTVDDIMNEAGLVEFETGKALYGLIQAGFVSRAGERSTQEETGGDEALQRHLNLGIAFYRSGMLEDAARELELALEIDPRQARATFVLGLMAFRQGRLEDALQCFGSMPESQRDSYAVQRNKALCLELLGRYDEALEALDTASRAKPEDHYVHLARGILYLKARDAARSLDSLRQYRTSSSVKKPSAAYYSYTVLASAVAGDLDYAVAVGREGMGLYPESGPILVNTGVVLERRGEVEAAEALYKRAVAVNPPPPQAHKNLGDQAYAHGDHDGARIQYEKAVKLSPRLGDDVYLRLGTMAYKDDDRDVALLLWRRASDINPHNEAVSTNLELLSGE; this is translated from the coding sequence ATGGCCATCGAGGGCGCACTCCAGGACGTCAGCCTCGCTGACATCTGCCAACTGCTGGGCATGGGAATGAAGACCGGGTGCCTGAGCGTCACGGACCGGTCGAACTTCGGGTACATCTACTTCAAGAAGGGTCGGGTCATCCACGCTTCTTTACTCAACCGCCCGGATCGCTTGGGTGAACTGCTGGTCCGCAACCACATCATCACGCGGAAGGACCTTTCGGCCGCTATGGAGCAGCAGGCGCTCGAGAAGGGGAGGCGCCTCGGTGAGATCTTGGTGGATCAGGGGAGCATGTCCGAAGAGAAGCTCCACACCTACATCCAGATGCAGATCGAAGAGGCGGTGTACCACCTCTTCACCTGGAACCAGGGCTCGTTCTACTTCGACACCGATCAGGCGCCTGACGAGGAGGGCATGTTCCTGGTCGACGTGCCGCCCGAGGCGCTGCTCATGGAAGGCGCCCGGCGCGTTGATGAGTGGAGTCAAGTGGAGAAGAAGATCCCGTCGTTCGACGTGGTCTTTCAGCTCGACAAGCATCCCGACGAGGCTGAAGAAGACGTCGAACTGACCAGGGATCAGAAGAAAATTCTGCCGTTCGTCGACGGCGTGCGCACGGTCGATGACATCATGAACGAGGCGGGTCTGGTCGAGTTCGAGACCGGCAAGGCGCTGTACGGTCTCATCCAGGCGGGCTTCGTCAGCCGAGCCGGCGAGCGAAGCACGCAAGAGGAGACCGGGGGCGACGAGGCGTTGCAGCGGCACCTCAACCTGGGTATCGCCTTCTACCGCTCGGGCATGTTGGAAGACGCCGCGCGCGAGCTCGAGCTGGCGCTCGAGATCGATCCCAGGCAGGCGCGCGCGACCTTCGTGCTCGGGCTGATGGCGTTCCGGCAGGGAAGGCTCGAGGACGCGCTCCAGTGCTTCGGCTCGATGCCCGAATCGCAGCGCGACAGCTATGCGGTCCAGCGCAACAAGGCTCTCTGTCTCGAGCTTCTTGGGCGTTACGACGAAGCGCTCGAGGCGCTCGACACCGCCTCGCGGGCGAAGCCGGAAGACCACTACGTGCATCTCGCCCGCGGCATTCTGTACCTGAAGGCTCGGGATGCGGCTCGGTCACTCGACTCTCTGCGCCAGTACCGGACCTCATCTAGCGTGAAGAAGCCGTCGGCGGCGTACTATTCCTACACCGTGCTCGCGTCTGCCGTCGCTGGCGACCTGGACTATGCGGTTGCCGTGGGCCGCGAGGGCATGGGACTCTACCCCGAGTCTGGCCCGATCCTAGTGAATACGGGGGTTGTTCTCGAGCGTAGGGGCGAGGTGGAGGCGGCGGAGGCGCTCTACAAGCGCGCGGTTGCCGTGAACCCGCCGCCGCCCCAAGCGCACAAGAACCTCGGTGACCAGGCATACGCGCACGGAGACCACGACGGGGCCCGGATCCAATACGAGAAGGCGGTGAAGTTGTCGCCGCGGCTCGGAGACGATGTCTATCTGCGACTGGGCACGATGGCGTACAAGGACGACGACCGGGACGTCGCACTCCTGCTCTGGCGTCGCGCGTCGGACATCAATCCGCACAACGAGGCAGTGAGCACCAATCTGGAGTTGCTGTCCGGCGAGTGA